The Temnothorax longispinosus isolate EJ_2023e chromosome 4, Tlon_JGU_v1, whole genome shotgun sequence genome has a window encoding:
- the LOC139811881 gene encoding protein arginine methyltransferase NDUFAF7 homolog, mitochondrial-like isoform X1: protein MIRLFRLARTFSRLSQIRCSSSSLGKKTDLYRQLYAKILACGPITLAEYMKEILIHPTAGYYTTRDVFGQRGDFTTSPEISQLFGEIVAIWIISEWRKISRDSIQLVELGPGRGTLISDIIRVFKKLNLSNKISIHLVEISPVLAAIQAEKLCTESRDIEPRVNEDQKNSVTHYKEGVTREGVNIYWYYSINDVPGKFSVFVAQEFFDALPIHKFQKTDKGWREVLIDIVQESQEERFRYVLSQMPTAACKVYLSPHEKRDHVEMSPQCSVIVDHMSQFLWEHGGFALVIDYGHEREKTDTFRAFHQHKLHDPLLNPGTADLTADVDFLLMKEIAQKEDRLIVFGPVTQRKFLKSLGIDLRLKMILQNATSVEKEQIESGYRMITDDDKMGNCFKVLSLFPFVLKDHLKKWPVAGFEDESEIKS from the exons ATGATTAGGCTGTTTCGATTAGCGCGAACTTTTTCTCGTTTATCGCAAATAAGATGCTCGTCGAGCAGCTTAGGAAAGAAAACGGATCTGTATCGTcaattatatgcaaaaatattggCGTGCGGTCCCATAACGCTCGCCGAATACATGAAGGAGATCTTGATCCATCCTACTGCGGGTTATTACACAACCAGAGACGTTTTCGGGCAAAGAGGCGATTTCACAACTTCTCCAGAAATCAGTCAACTTTTTGGAGAA ATTGTAGCAATTTGGATAATCAGTGAATGGAGAAAAATTAGCAGGGATTCTATTCAACTCGTGGAACTAGGTCCAGGAAGAGGTACCTTGATCAGTGATATCATACGG GTGTTCAAGAAACTAAATCtctcaaataaaatatcgattcATCTGGTAGAAATTAGCCCTGTTTTGGCTGCGATTCAAGCAGAGAAATTGTGCACAGAAAGCAGAGATATTGAGCCAAGAGTCAATGAAGACCAAAAGAATTCTGTCACTCATTATAAAGAGGGTGTTACGAGAGAAggagtaaatatatattggtaTTATTCTATCAACGACGTTCCTGGAAAGTTCAGTGTATTTGTAGCGCAGGAATTTTTTGATGCTCTCCCAATACACAAGTTCCAG AAAACTGACAAAGGTTGGAGGGAAGTCTTAATAGATATAGTGCAGGAATCGCAGGAAGAGAGATTTCGATATGTACTTTCGCAGATGCCAACGGCTGCTTGTAAAGTGTACCTATCT CCGCATGAGAAAAGGGATCATGTGGAAATGAGTCCACAGTGTTCCGTAATAGTAGACCACATGTCCCAATTTTTATGGGAACACGGAGGATTTGCGCTGGTGATTGATTATGGCCACGAGAGGGAAAAGACTGATACATTTCGCGCATTCCACCAACATAAGTTACATGATCCCTTGTTAAACCCAGGAACCGCGGATCTGACTGCGGATGTTgactttttattaatgaaagagATTGCACAAAAAGAGGATAGATTAATCGTGTTTGGTCCGGTGACGCAgagaaaattcttgaaaagCCTCGGCATTGATTTAcggttaaaaatgattttacagAACGCAACTAGCGTTGAAAAAGAACAAATTGAATCGGGATATCGTATGATAACCGATGACGATAAAATGGGCAATTGTTTCAAAGTATTGTCTCTCTTCCCCTTCGTCCTGAAAGATCATTTGAAAAAATGGCCTGTGGCAGGATTCGAAGATGAAAGCGAAatcaaatcttaa
- the LOC139811881 gene encoding F-box/LRR-repeat protein 3-like isoform X2: MFAVTSTAKLGIDEHFKSAVTISKTKNVKRRKNHRWNNDDPRTLHLMRVKGFPRLLPEGILALADYCRWLRELSLSYALLSDELLSALCSVKQIHLETLRVEAHPEAKPLPCVSDKAWSAFSNRLPDINLALLSYMTDDDDQKLLFTSHIPVTHLYLGDETSESTMSRISKQYPQLIELVIAAYGCGPIDRFLISVAKGCPRLSAVGLGDCEITCSGLAKFVALCAHRLQVLYVSETSLIEDADLDIAKVSTNLSSLLGRTWIPEYVPLW, from the exons ATGTTTGCGGTGACAAGCACGGCGAAGCTCGGGATCGATGAGCATTTTAAATCCGCAGTAACGATCTCCAAGACTAAGAATGTCAAACGCAGGAAGAATCATCGTTGGAATAACGACGATCCCAGAACGTTGCATCTTATGCGAGTTAAAGGATTTCCGCGACTATTGCCCGAAG GCATTCTCGCTTTGGCCGATTATTGTCGATGGCTTCGCGAATTATCTTTATCGTATGCTTTGCTGAGCGACGAGCTGCTCTCAGCGTTGTGCTCGGTAAAGCAAATTCACTTGGAAACTCTACGAGTGGAGGCACATCCGGAAGCAAAGCCTCTTCCATGTGTCAGCGACAAAGCGTGGTCCGCGTTTTCAAATCGTTTGCCCGACATAAATCTCGCGct ACTATCTTACATGACCGACGATGATGATCAAAAATTACTCTTCACGTCGCACATCCCCGTAACGCATTTGTACCTTGGTGACGAAACATCAGAGTCGACAATGTCACGGATAAGCAAGCAATATCCACAATTGATTGAATTAGTTATCGCCGCTTATGGATGTGGTCCGATTGATCGATTCCTGATTTCCGTGGCCAAGGGCTGCCCGCGACTTAGCGCTGTCGGTTTGGGCGATTGCGAAATTAC TTGTTCTGGGTTAGCGAAATTCGTTGCGTTGTGCGCACATCGTCTGCAGGTACTGTATGTTTCGGAAACATCGCTGATAGAAGATGCGGACCTCGATATCGCTAAAGTGTCGACGAACTTATCTTCGCTCCTTGGTCGAACGTGGATACCAGAGTACGTACCATTGTGGTAA